Proteins from a single region of Geothrix sp. PMB-07:
- a CDS encoding IPT/TIG domain-containing protein has protein sequence MSFPAMRCLAALSLFALAACGGGGSGSSASSTTPPTPPPAAYSAQVLMNGGFEDNSPLVWQGDTAVIQSADPAITYSAAHGGSQFAWLDGYTTANTDQIYQDVFIPSTAQSAKVDFYLKIVTNQTGSAAVDLFTVSALDTSGNLMSNGLLLTKSNADAHSPSAYVPFSVDLLPFKGKVVRLSFKGVQAGTTLTAFLLDDVTVTVGVSSSTDLKPTITSFTPNTGLAGLATVQISGMNFFGLTNLTLGGASATYTLKDGTSLTATLPAAATPGAAPISLTNAQGTGSSATNFTVTLGTPTVTGMYPTQGPVGTPVVLTGANLGGSGIGVTLNGVAITPITATQDQIAFTVPAGATSGNVVVTIPGGSLPPRTFTVNSASTTLDLHIEKLQLTQSTQTLDNAVPIVAGKAGLLRLFVLANQTNTATPSVQVTLFNNGVAVPGYPKLVTSTQTSVPLKVNEASLASSWNLAIPAADLTTPTGTGYSIQAVVDPANAIAEADRTNNQTSFTFGGTTVPTFKTTIFPVVLASGTGNITATNKDAWVARLAKMYPVATLDVQVGTAFTPSVSTLDAQDADKHRSTVLADLAAKHLADGASDRYYFGALNVSYSSGTAGLGYVPNTSADSYRYRTAIGWDKASGYADGGMFPEVFAHETGHNMGRNHSPCSSGTNVPKDTDPNYPYAGGGIGVWGYDSVLNTLHSPSTDKDIMGYCTPNWVSDYVYKKILDFRGATGGFLTVTAEDAALPSALAQPQECLIVRGIVHGDGQVEFLPAFRTRALPSSVPESGDYTLNCLDQKGKPVFSGALELMELGCGAREGERHFVMALPLGTAVLDAVAGLDILKGGLVKGSLRSATSPASAMARIVTSAPEARRIASDRMQIRWDASIHPTAMVRDADTGEVIAILTGGSHTIPASGHRFDVVLSDGVAGPTHRLEAGQ, from the coding sequence ATGTCCTTTCCCGCCATGCGTTGCCTCGCCGCCTTGAGCCTCTTCGCTTTGGCCGCCTGTGGCGGCGGAGGGAGTGGCAGTTCCGCCTCCTCCACCACGCCCCCCACACCTCCTCCCGCGGCCTACTCGGCACAGGTCCTGATGAATGGAGGTTTTGAGGACAACTCGCCGCTCGTCTGGCAAGGCGATACAGCGGTAATCCAATCTGCGGATCCTGCGATCACCTACTCCGCCGCTCATGGCGGGAGTCAGTTTGCCTGGCTGGACGGTTACACCACCGCCAACACAGACCAGATCTATCAGGACGTGTTCATTCCCTCCACGGCGCAATCAGCGAAGGTCGATTTCTACCTCAAAATTGTCACCAACCAGACGGGCTCTGCCGCGGTGGATCTGTTTACGGTCTCAGCCTTGGACACTTCCGGCAACCTCATGAGCAATGGGTTACTCCTCACGAAATCCAATGCTGATGCCCACAGCCCAAGTGCCTACGTCCCCTTCTCGGTGGATCTTCTCCCTTTCAAAGGGAAGGTGGTGCGTCTCTCCTTTAAAGGTGTGCAGGCTGGCACAACCCTCACCGCTTTTCTCTTGGATGATGTGACCGTCACTGTCGGCGTGTCCAGTTCCACCGACCTAAAGCCGACCATCACCAGCTTCACCCCCAACACCGGCCTGGCTGGCCTGGCCACGGTGCAGATCAGCGGAATGAATTTTTTCGGGCTCACAAACCTGACGCTCGGTGGCGCCAGCGCGACCTACACCCTGAAGGATGGCACCAGCCTCACCGCCACCCTTCCCGCCGCTGCTACGCCAGGAGCCGCACCCATCAGCCTGACCAACGCCCAAGGCACCGGTTCCTCTGCCACCAATTTCACCGTGACATTGGGCACCCCCACGGTGACGGGCATGTACCCCACCCAGGGGCCCGTGGGAACCCCAGTCGTCCTCACCGGAGCCAACCTGGGAGGCTCAGGCATCGGTGTCACGCTGAACGGCGTGGCCATCACCCCCATCACCGCCACCCAGGATCAAATCGCCTTCACCGTCCCCGCCGGGGCCACCAGCGGAAATGTGGTGGTCACCATTCCTGGTGGTTCACTGCCACCCCGCACCTTCACGGTGAACAGCGCCAGCACCACTCTGGACCTCCACATCGAGAAGCTCCAACTCACTCAAAGCACCCAAACCCTGGATAACGCGGTACCCATCGTGGCGGGCAAGGCCGGGCTGCTCAGGTTGTTTGTCCTAGCCAATCAGACCAACACCGCGACCCCTTCTGTGCAGGTGACCTTGTTCAATAATGGCGTGGCCGTGCCCGGCTACCCCAAACTCGTGACCTCAACCCAAACCAGCGTTCCCCTGAAAGTGAACGAGGCTTCCCTGGCAAGCAGTTGGAACCTGGCCATTCCCGCCGCCGACCTCACCACCCCCACAGGCACCGGTTACAGCATTCAGGCCGTGGTGGACCCTGCAAATGCCATTGCCGAAGCGGACCGGACCAACAACCAGACCAGCTTCACCTTCGGGGGCACCACAGTGCCCACCTTTAAGACCACCATCTTCCCGGTCGTCCTGGCCAGTGGCACCGGCAACATTACCGCCACTAACAAGGATGCCTGGGTGGCCCGATTGGCCAAGATGTACCCGGTGGCCACCCTGGATGTGCAAGTGGGGACCGCCTTCACGCCCTCGGTTTCGACCCTCGATGCGCAGGATGCCGACAAGCACCGGAGCACCGTCCTCGCCGATCTGGCCGCCAAGCACCTGGCGGATGGCGCTTCGGACCGCTACTACTTCGGGGCCCTGAACGTCAGCTACAGCTCGGGCACCGCTGGGCTGGGCTATGTTCCCAACACCTCGGCAGACAGCTACAGGTACCGAACCGCCATCGGCTGGGATAAGGCCTCGGGTTATGCAGACGGGGGAATGTTCCCCGAGGTTTTCGCTCATGAGACAGGTCACAACATGGGCCGCAACCACAGCCCCTGCTCAAGCGGCACCAATGTTCCGAAGGATACCGACCCTAACTATCCCTATGCCGGTGGTGGCATCGGCGTCTGGGGCTACGACAGCGTGCTGAACACGCTCCACTCTCCTTCGACCGATAAGGACATCATGGGTTACTGCACCCCCAACTGGGTGAGCGACTACGTCTACAAGAAGATCCTGGATTTCCGCGGCGCCACTGGCGGCTTCCTGACCGTGACTGCCGAGGATGCGGCTCTCCCCAGCGCGCTGGCCCAGCCGCAGGAATGCCTCATCGTCCGGGGCATCGTCCACGGCGATGGGCAAGTGGAGTTCCTTCCTGCCTTCCGCACCCGGGCCCTGCCATCTTCTGTTCCGGAATCGGGCGACTACACGCTGAACTGCCTCGACCAGAAAGGGAAGCCAGTCTTCAGCGGCGCTCTGGAACTGATGGAACTGGGTTGCGGAGCCCGCGAAGGCGAACGCCACTTCGTCATGGCCCTCCCCCTGGGAACGGCAGTGCTGGATGCCGTTGCCGGGCTGGATATCCTCAAAGGCGGTTTGGTCAAGGGAAGCCTGCGGTCCGCGACCTCCCCCGCCAGTGCCATGGCGCGCATCGTCACCAGCGCGCCCGAGGCCCGCCGGATCGCCAGCGACCGCATGCAGATCCGCTGGGATGCATCGATCCACCCCACGGCCATGGTCCGCGATGCCGACACCGGCGAAGTCATCGCCATCCTCACCGGGGGAAGCCACACCATCCCCGCCAGCGGGCATCGCTTCGATGTCGTGCTCAGCGATGGCGTGGCGGGCCCCACCCACCGCCTCGAAGCGGGCCAGTAA
- a CDS encoding DNA repair helicase XPB, giving the protein MIALRPDNPLIVQSDRTLLLEVAHPAFEQVRDELARFAELVKSPEHIHTYRITPLSLWNASASGVSCTDMIETLNTWSKYPVPQNLLQEIEDHGTRYGKLRLVAKGDRLALEMDDRGLFWELENQKSLQGLLAEPYPDEKGIFLNTGMRGEVKLQLIRLGHPVQDMAGYKPGDPLPFELASTTKQNGKPFGLRPYQQAAVDVFHAGGGPDGGAGVLVLPCGAGKTVIGIGCMGSLQTHTLVLTTNGTAVKQWKQELLDKTSLTEDQIGLYTGDTKEIKPVTIATYQILTYRRSKTGPFEHFTLFEAANWGLVIYDEVHMLPAPVFRAVAELQAKRRLGLTATLVREDGKEEDVFSLIGPKRVDVPWKMLEKDGFIATAHCLEIRVPLPTDERMEYAVADQRLRFRIASENSMKMVVMDELLAGHPNDNILVIGQYLEQLRIIGERLNAPVLTGQTPEKERESLFRQFREGQLRVLIVSKVANFAIDLPDASVAIQVSGTFGSRQEEAQRLGRILRPKGDRNVSYFYSLISSETTEQEFARNRQLFLTEQGYRYMIESRRFDEHGRLNEPSVWKQLLADTAG; this is encoded by the coding sequence GTGATCGCCCTCCGCCCCGACAACCCCCTGATCGTCCAGAGCGATCGCACGCTGCTGCTTGAGGTGGCCCATCCTGCGTTCGAGCAGGTGCGCGATGAACTGGCGCGCTTCGCAGAGCTGGTGAAGAGCCCCGAGCACATCCACACCTACCGCATCACGCCCCTCAGCCTTTGGAACGCCTCGGCCTCCGGCGTGAGCTGCACGGACATGATCGAAACCCTGAACACCTGGTCGAAGTACCCGGTGCCGCAGAACCTGCTGCAGGAGATCGAGGATCACGGCACCCGCTACGGCAAGCTGCGCCTGGTGGCCAAGGGGGATCGCCTCGCGCTCGAAATGGATGATCGCGGCCTCTTCTGGGAGCTGGAAAACCAGAAGTCGCTGCAGGGCCTGCTGGCGGAGCCCTACCCAGATGAGAAGGGCATCTTCCTCAACACGGGCATGCGCGGCGAAGTGAAGCTGCAGCTCATTCGCCTGGGCCATCCCGTGCAGGACATGGCGGGCTACAAGCCCGGCGACCCGCTGCCCTTCGAGCTGGCCTCCACCACCAAGCAGAATGGCAAACCCTTTGGCCTGCGCCCCTACCAGCAGGCGGCGGTGGATGTCTTCCACGCCGGGGGCGGGCCCGATGGCGGCGCAGGGGTGCTGGTTCTGCCCTGTGGCGCAGGCAAAACCGTCATCGGCATCGGCTGCATGGGCAGCCTGCAAACGCACACGCTGGTGCTCACCACCAACGGCACGGCTGTGAAGCAGTGGAAGCAGGAGCTGCTCGACAAGACTTCCCTGACCGAGGATCAGATCGGCCTCTACACGGGCGACACCAAGGAGATCAAGCCGGTCACCATCGCCACCTATCAGATCCTCACCTACCGCCGCAGCAAGACCGGCCCCTTCGAGCACTTCACGCTGTTTGAAGCGGCCAACTGGGGTCTGGTGATCTACGACGAGGTGCACATGCTGCCGGCGCCGGTGTTCCGGGCCGTGGCCGAGCTGCAGGCCAAGCGGCGCCTGGGCCTCACCGCCACCCTGGTGCGCGAGGATGGCAAGGAAGAGGATGTCTTCAGCCTCATCGGCCCCAAGCGGGTGGACGTGCCCTGGAAGATGCTGGAGAAGGACGGCTTCATCGCCACCGCCCACTGCCTGGAAATCCGTGTGCCCCTGCCCACGGACGAGCGCATGGAATACGCGGTGGCGGATCAGCGCCTGCGCTTCCGCATCGCCTCCGAAAACAGCATGAAGATGGTGGTCATGGACGAGCTGCTGGCGGGCCATCCCAATGACAACATCCTCGTCATCGGCCAGTACCTGGAGCAGCTCCGCATCATCGGCGAACGCCTGAACGCTCCGGTGCTCACGGGCCAGACGCCAGAGAAAGAGCGCGAGTCGCTCTTCAGGCAGTTCCGCGAGGGCCAGCTGCGGGTGCTCATCGTGAGCAAGGTGGCCAACTTCGCCATCGATCTGCCGGATGCCTCCGTGGCCATCCAGGTGAGCGGCACCTTTGGTTCAAGGCAGGAGGAGGCGCAGCGCCTGGGCCGCATCCTGCGTCCCAAGGGCGACCGCAACGTGAGCTACTTCTATTCGCTCATCAGCAGCGAAACCACGGAGCAGGAATTCGCCCGCAACCGCCAGCTCTTCCTCACCGAGCAGGGCTACCGCTACATGATCGAGAGCCGCCGCTTCGACGAGCACGGCCGCCTGAACGAACCTTCGGTCTGGAAGCAGCTTCTGGCCGATACCGCGGGCTAG
- the purK gene encoding 5-(carboxyamino)imidazole ribonucleotide synthase: MTLESRPGPILPGATLGLLGGGQLGRMTALAARSMGYRVVVLDPHADCAATPVADAVLVAAFDDAEAARELARRSAVVTYEIERIAPAVLQAVAETGLLRPGAEVLSCIQDRARQKRWLEDHQYPVGPWREVANEEELRQALSAFGPCRVKRTQGGYDGRSQVRVEGPGGAAQAMKELNGPSVAEQELRLRQELSVLVARSPLGQVVAHPPAANWHDDGVLGCSLFPAPVPRRLAKEATDLATSLAVALGLEGLLAVELFVTESDRLLVNELSPRPHNTFHAAGAACPTSQFEQFVRAICGLPLGSTEAQGASVLINLLGDLWLTSPPPMEAVLAVPGVSLHLYGKEPRPRRKVGHLTVCGASAAQALARAEAAVAHLDPALP; the protein is encoded by the coding sequence ATGACTCTGGAATCGAGGCCCGGTCCCATCCTCCCGGGCGCCACCCTCGGCCTGCTCGGCGGGGGGCAACTGGGGCGCATGACGGCCCTGGCGGCCCGCAGCATGGGGTACCGGGTCGTGGTGCTCGATCCCCATGCGGACTGCGCGGCCACCCCCGTGGCGGACGCCGTCCTCGTAGCCGCCTTCGATGACGCCGAGGCAGCAAGGGAACTGGCCCGGCGCTCCGCTGTGGTGACCTATGAGATCGAACGCATCGCCCCGGCGGTTCTACAGGCGGTGGCGGAGACCGGGCTGCTCCGGCCCGGGGCCGAGGTGCTGTCCTGCATCCAGGACCGGGCGCGGCAGAAGCGCTGGCTGGAGGATCACCAATACCCCGTCGGCCCCTGGCGGGAAGTGGCGAACGAGGAAGAACTGCGGCAGGCTCTCTCCGCGTTCGGTCCCTGCCGGGTGAAACGCACCCAGGGCGGCTACGACGGCCGATCCCAGGTCCGGGTGGAAGGGCCCGGCGGGGCCGCCCAGGCCATGAAGGAGCTGAACGGGCCCTCGGTGGCCGAGCAGGAGCTGCGGCTGCGTCAGGAACTGAGTGTGCTGGTGGCCCGGTCACCGCTGGGTCAGGTGGTGGCGCATCCCCCGGCCGCCAATTGGCATGACGACGGGGTGCTGGGCTGTTCCCTCTTTCCCGCCCCGGTCCCCCGGAGGCTGGCGAAGGAGGCCACCGACCTCGCGACCAGCTTGGCGGTGGCGCTGGGCCTGGAAGGGCTGCTCGCCGTCGAGCTGTTCGTGACCGAATCGGACCGGCTCCTGGTGAACGAGCTGTCGCCTCGCCCCCACAACACCTTCCACGCGGCCGGAGCGGCCTGCCCCACCAGTCAGTTCGAACAATTCGTGCGGGCCATCTGCGGCCTGCCGCTGGGCTCCACCGAAGCCCAGGGCGCCTCCGTGTTGATAAACCTGCTGGGCGACCTCTGGCTGACATCGCCTCCCCCCATGGAGGCGGTGCTCGCTGTGCCGGGCGTGTCCCTGCACCTCTATGGCAAGGAGCCCAGGCCCCGGCGCAAGGTCGGACACCTCACCGTGTGCGGGGCCTCGGCAGCCCAGGCCCTGGCCCGCGCGGAAGCGGCGGTGGCCCATCTGGACCCCGCGCTCCCCTAG
- the purE gene encoding 5-(carboxyamino)imidazole ribonucleotide mutase, whose amino-acid sequence MQPQVGVIMGSRSDFEVMSHACEALQQLDIPFEARVVSAHRTPRWMAEYASTAAARGLKVIIAGAGGAAHLPGMVAAHTLVPVLGVPVSATGLNGLDALLSIVQMPGGVPVGTLAIGKAGARNAALLAAQILALDNPDLQRRLQELRASAEAGVLAEVLP is encoded by the coding sequence ATGCAGCCCCAGGTCGGCGTCATCATGGGAAGCCGCAGCGACTTCGAGGTGATGTCCCACGCCTGCGAAGCCCTCCAGCAGCTGGACATCCCCTTCGAGGCCCGGGTGGTCTCCGCCCACCGGACCCCCCGCTGGATGGCCGAGTACGCCAGCACGGCGGCCGCGCGTGGCCTCAAGGTCATCATCGCCGGGGCCGGGGGTGCCGCGCACCTGCCTGGCATGGTCGCCGCGCACACCCTGGTCCCGGTGCTCGGCGTACCCGTGTCGGCCACGGGGCTGAACGGCCTGGATGCGCTGCTCTCCATTGTTCAAATGCCCGGGGGCGTGCCCGTCGGAACCCTCGCCATCGGCAAGGCCGGAGCCCGCAACGCGGCGCTGCTCGCGGCCCAGATCCTGGCGCTGGACAACCCGGACCTGCAGCGGCGCCTGCAGGAGTTGCGGGCTTCGGCAGAGGCTGGCGTCCTCGCGGAGGTGCTTCCATGA
- a CDS encoding sodium-dependent bicarbonate transport family permease: MSTLDLLGANLLSPIVLAFGLGLAARLLRSELRIPPALYNSLAIYLLLALGLKGGHELGHAGWASLAKPAAVTVLLGCITPLTAYLALRRLGRFSTADSAGIAAHYGSVSAVTFIAAQQFVGAMGGAPESFMPTLLALLESPGIHIALGIGVLAKARTAPAPEAVEVSMSAGGAAALGSGPEPVPVPPSLLASLHEVLTGRTMVLLVGGLLVGWLMGDSGWKQVSPFFDTGFKGALMLFLLEMGMLAAERLGELRKVGPFLLAFGTLAPLFHGALGVLLGHLAGLSPSGATVLGAMAASASYIAAPPAVRATLPEANPAFSLALALGITFPFNVVVGIPLFWRLASFLGGR; the protein is encoded by the coding sequence GTGTCCACCCTTGATCTCCTTGGCGCCAACCTCCTTTCCCCCATCGTCCTGGCCTTCGGGCTGGGGCTGGCCGCCCGCCTGCTGCGCAGCGAGCTGCGCATCCCGCCGGCCCTCTACAACAGCCTGGCCATCTACCTGCTTCTGGCCCTGGGCCTGAAGGGCGGCCACGAGCTGGGCCACGCCGGATGGGCCAGCCTGGCCAAGCCTGCGGCGGTGACGGTACTCCTGGGCTGCATCACGCCCCTGACCGCCTACCTCGCCCTGCGGCGGCTCGGCCGCTTCTCCACCGCCGACTCGGCCGGCATCGCCGCCCACTACGGCTCGGTTTCCGCGGTGACCTTCATCGCGGCGCAGCAGTTCGTGGGCGCCATGGGCGGGGCTCCTGAAAGCTTCATGCCGACCCTGCTGGCCCTCCTGGAAAGCCCCGGCATCCACATCGCCCTGGGGATCGGCGTGCTCGCCAAGGCCAGGACCGCCCCCGCCCCGGAGGCGGTGGAAGTTTCCATGTCGGCAGGCGGCGCCGCAGCTCTCGGCTCTGGCCCTGAACCGGTGCCTGTGCCTCCCTCTCTGCTGGCCTCTCTGCATGAAGTCCTGACGGGGCGCACCATGGTTCTGCTCGTGGGTGGCCTCCTGGTGGGCTGGCTCATGGGCGACAGCGGCTGGAAGCAGGTCTCGCCCTTCTTCGACACGGGCTTCAAGGGCGCCCTGATGCTCTTCCTGCTGGAGATGGGCATGCTGGCGGCGGAACGCCTCGGGGAGCTGCGCAAGGTGGGCCCCTTCCTCCTGGCCTTCGGCACGCTGGCCCCGCTGTTCCACGGCGCGCTGGGCGTGCTGCTGGGCCACCTGGCGGGCCTGTCTCCTTCGGGCGCGACGGTGCTCGGCGCCATGGCCGCCAGCGCCTCCTACATCGCCGCGCCCCCCGCGGTGCGCGCCACCCTTCCCGAGGCCAATCCCGCCTTCTCGCTGGCCCTCGCCCTGGGCATCACGTTCCCCTTCAATGTGGTCGTCGGCATCCCCCTCTTCTGGCGCCTCGCCAGCTTCCTGGGAGGTCGCTGA
- a CDS encoding MarR family winged helix-turn-helix transcriptional regulator codes for MSRKPSGKPAAAPWTFLSNHAHVLICLAQDPSLRIQDLADRVEITYRAVQRILDDLEAAGYLKRSRRQDDARSNEYKVNTSLPLRHPIEQHQRVSALLALGKVR; via the coding sequence GTGTCCAGAAAACCGTCAGGCAAGCCTGCGGCGGCCCCCTGGACGTTCCTGTCCAACCATGCCCACGTGCTGATCTGCCTGGCCCAGGATCCCTCCCTGCGCATCCAGGATCTGGCCGACCGCGTGGAGATCACCTACCGAGCTGTGCAGCGCATCCTGGATGACCTGGAGGCGGCGGGCTACCTGAAGCGCAGCCGGCGCCAGGACGACGCCCGGAGCAACGAGTACAAGGTGAACACCAGCCTGCCCCTGCGCCATCCCATCGAACAGCACCAGCGGGTCTCGGCCCTTCTGGCCCTCGGGAAGGTGCGCTGA
- a CDS encoding ATP-binding protein, whose amino-acid sequence MPNRRTSVSHAVVRFLNRLGFLAALSLTVAIPAVFAGFTIRGAQRALEIETSQVARSLEQIVIQRPDLWTYEFLRLQELIDKPVVGGMPEDRAVRTSQGVELAHSTFRAPWPTLRCTLPFHDSGRVVGFLEARRSIRRDLIQTLVVALGSALLGWGLFLTFQLLPVQALGRALAELSDERRRTAATLRAIPDGIIAADGDGNVAFLNLAAEWLLGVEAQAAVGQPLSQVYPVQRPDSPGTHEGQAELHRPGQPVRTFEERHSPLPGEWGDQPGQVIVFREITSQLRTEAELLRVRQIESLGVLAGGIAHDFNNYLSAILGNISLARQDLPAGRAADRLNEAIKATDRARSLSLKLLTFAKGGDPARRVVDLAPLVREAAEFATHGTGVSFSCEVQPGLWNAEVDDGLVSQVVHNLVINAVQAMQNQGRLRIRVENLQVEGSELPHLRPGRYLRVALQDSGPGISPAILPRIFEPYFTTKSAGNGLGLASCFNIMRAHGGSISAESELGQGATFVLHLPATEKALDLRPAAPTPEEPSPGRGRVLVMEDDAVLVEIAAEMLERSGFTAQTCPTGEMALEAYSRALQTGSPFAAVIMDLTIAGGMGGRETAAHILALHPEARLIVSSGYSVDPVMARPQDFGFKAILPKPYSLADLARVMDDVLPTGG is encoded by the coding sequence ATGCCCAACCGACGAACCTCTGTCAGCCATGCGGTGGTGCGCTTCCTGAACCGTCTGGGTTTCCTGGCGGCGCTGAGCCTGACCGTGGCCATCCCGGCGGTCTTCGCTGGTTTCACCATCCGCGGGGCTCAGCGCGCGCTGGAGATCGAGACATCCCAGGTGGCCCGGAGCCTCGAGCAGATCGTCATCCAGCGTCCCGATTTGTGGACTTACGAATTCCTCCGGCTCCAAGAGCTCATCGACAAGCCGGTGGTGGGCGGAATGCCTGAGGATCGGGCGGTGCGTACCTCGCAGGGTGTGGAACTGGCGCACAGCACGTTCCGAGCCCCCTGGCCCACCCTTCGCTGCACCCTTCCCTTCCATGATTCGGGTCGCGTGGTGGGGTTTCTGGAGGCGCGCCGTTCGATCCGCAGGGACCTCATCCAAACCTTGGTGGTGGCCCTGGGCAGCGCCCTTCTTGGCTGGGGGCTCTTCCTCACATTCCAGCTGCTCCCGGTTCAGGCGCTGGGCCGGGCCCTGGCAGAGCTCTCGGATGAACGGCGCCGGACCGCCGCCACCCTGCGCGCCATTCCCGATGGGATCATCGCCGCTGACGGGGACGGGAACGTGGCCTTCCTGAACCTCGCCGCGGAGTGGCTGCTGGGCGTCGAGGCCCAGGCCGCCGTGGGGCAGCCGCTCAGCCAGGTCTATCCGGTGCAGCGGCCAGACAGCCCGGGAACCCACGAAGGTCAGGCCGAACTCCACCGACCCGGCCAACCCGTGCGCACCTTTGAGGAGCGCCACTCGCCTCTGCCTGGGGAATGGGGCGATCAGCCGGGGCAGGTGATCGTGTTCCGCGAGATCACCTCGCAACTGCGAACCGAGGCCGAGCTGCTCCGGGTGCGCCAGATTGAATCCCTGGGCGTGCTGGCTGGGGGCATCGCCCACGACTTCAACAACTACCTGTCTGCCATCCTCGGCAACATCTCCCTGGCCCGCCAGGATCTTCCCGCTGGCAGGGCTGCGGATCGGCTGAACGAAGCGATCAAGGCCACCGACCGTGCCCGGTCCCTCTCCTTGAAGCTTCTGACCTTCGCCAAGGGCGGGGACCCTGCCCGGCGGGTGGTGGATCTCGCTCCCCTGGTCCGTGAAGCCGCGGAGTTCGCCACCCATGGCACTGGGGTGAGTTTCAGCTGTGAGGTGCAGCCGGGGCTCTGGAACGCGGAGGTGGATGACGGCCTGGTTTCCCAGGTGGTTCACAACCTCGTCATCAACGCGGTCCAGGCGATGCAGAACCAGGGGCGGCTCCGCATCCGGGTCGAGAACCTGCAGGTGGAAGGGAGCGAGCTGCCGCACCTGCGCCCGGGCCGCTACCTGCGGGTAGCGCTTCAGGATTCCGGGCCAGGCATTTCGCCGGCCATTCTGCCGCGCATCTTCGAACCCTATTTCACCACCAAGTCCGCGGGCAACGGCCTGGGCCTCGCCAGCTGCTTCAACATCATGCGGGCCCATGGCGGAAGCATCTCAGCCGAATCCGAGCTCGGCCAAGGGGCCACCTTCGTGCTGCACCTTCCGGCCACCGAGAAAGCGCTGGACCTGCGCCCAGCCGCGCCCACTCCAGAGGAGCCATCACCAGGGCGAGGCCGGGTGCTGGTGATGGAAGACGATGCCGTTCTGGTTGAAATTGCAGCTGAAATGCTGGAGCGCTCCGGCTTCACGGCTCAGACGTGTCCAACTGGCGAGATGGCCCTTGAGGCCTACAGCAGGGCTCTTCAGACAGGTTCTCCCTTTGCCGCCGTCATCATGGATCTGACCATTGCCGGTGGCATGGGGGGCCGGGAGACCGCGGCGCACATCCTCGCGCTCCATCCCGAGGCACGGCTGATCGTCTCCAGCGGCTATTCCGTGGATCCGGTCATGGCCCGGCCCCAGGATTTCGGTTTCAAAGCCATCTTGCCCAAACCCTACAGCCTGGCGGACCTCGCAAGGGTCATGGACGACGTGCTGCCCACGGGCGGATAA
- a CDS encoding PstS family phosphate ABC transporter substrate-binding protein, with protein MGLCFGLGEWAEAGDVVRVGGTGSGSGALLALAKAYERHHPDHSIQVLPSIGSTGGIRAVADRKLDLGCISRAMTKEEESLGLEAQSLATTAFVFATSAHTAAGPLTLKEVEDIYAGRKATWKDGRPIRLVLRPKSDTAHAYLSGFTPGMKATLDQAHALPGVCVGITDQEALTQLEQTPGSFGTAVLGLIVSEGRQVKALPVDGIQPTSPDYPFTLTLRMVFRRSEWSAAAQSFMAFAQSKEGRQILSQAGYRPMAETSRGAR; from the coding sequence ATGGGCCTGTGCTTTGGTTTGGGCGAGTGGGCCGAGGCGGGCGATGTGGTGCGGGTGGGCGGTACAGGCAGCGGCTCAGGCGCGCTGCTGGCCCTGGCGAAGGCCTATGAGCGACACCACCCGGATCACAGCATCCAGGTGCTTCCCAGCATCGGCAGCACGGGCGGCATCCGCGCCGTGGCCGACCGGAAGCTGGACCTGGGCTGCATCTCGAGGGCCATGACGAAAGAGGAAGAATCCCTGGGCCTCGAGGCGCAGAGCTTGGCCACCACCGCCTTCGTCTTTGCCACCTCAGCCCATACAGCCGCTGGCCCCCTCACCCTGAAGGAGGTGGAAGACATCTACGCGGGCCGGAAAGCCACCTGGAAGGACGGCCGACCCATTCGCCTTGTGCTTCGTCCCAAATCGGATACGGCCCACGCCTACCTTTCGGGCTTCACCCCCGGCATGAAGGCCACCCTGGATCAGGCTCATGCCCTGCCGGGCGTCTGCGTGGGCATCACCGATCAGGAAGCACTGACCCAGCTGGAACAGACGCCAGGCTCCTTCGGAACTGCGGTGCTGGGGCTCATCGTTTCCGAGGGGCGTCAGGTGAAGGCGCTGCCTGTGGATGGCATCCAACCCACAAGCCCCGACTATCCCTTCACCCTCACCCTCCGCATGGTGTTCCGGCGGAGCGAATGGTCGGCCGCGGCGCAGAGCTTCATGGCCTTTGCCCAATCCAAAGAAGGGCGACAGATCCTCAGCCAGGCTGGCTACCGCCCCATGGCCGAAACATCCAGAGGGGCACGATAG